A window of the Lolium perenne isolate Kyuss_39 chromosome 7, Kyuss_2.0, whole genome shotgun sequence genome harbors these coding sequences:
- the LOC139829662 gene encoding ABC transporter A family member 7-like — MDPSAGSRGPAGFATQANALLRKNLCFQKRNLKTNVCITLFPILLCVLLITLQGLIDREIDKPKYRCGCACVDQAADGTCRKTECGIQHSTLDQVATCPIPNPPRWPAVVQVPEPQFRAVRAASQPLDGLPEPTCRDNGSCPAVFLITGSNRSLAESLSAQLFPALSSSLNLTNYLNALSRIVPGSDTPTSARQLLEPAFTPGNTLYIVQNQCRSNLSQTIPVNAGPVTLQLNVDCIQGLSLWRESASVINDELFKGYRQDRTGGADKSNEFSAGYDFLNTNMNSLGISIWYNSTYSNDTAFSEIGLLRVPRLVNMASNAYIKILRGSGVEMLLEFVKDMPKLGTKLKFDLSSLLGALFFTWIVELLFPVILTYLVYEKQQKLKIMMKMHGLKERPYWMITYSYFFALSAVYMIVFIVFGSLIGLRFFTANDYSIQIVFYFIYINLQIALAFFTASFFSSVKIATVVGYIYVFGSGLLGAFLLRFFIQDKGFPKGWIVVLEIIPGFSLYRGLYEFGQYAFSGTAMGTDGMKWANLSDSENGMRTVLIIMVVEWAILLPLAFYLDQVSSLGGGLRKRFLSSLKCFKKRAVSFRRHSFGRIGSKVILEMENPDATQEREVVEQLLLEPTANHAILCDNIKKVYHGKDGNPDKLAVRGLSLALPKGQCFGMLGPNGAGKTSFISMMIGLIQPTSGTAYVHGMDIRTDMKDIYTNMGVCPQHDLLWETLTGREHLLFYGRLKNLKGAELLKATDDSLKSVNLFNGGVGDKQVGKYSGGMKRRLSVAISLIGDPKVVFMDEPSTGLDPASRNNLWSVVKEAKKNRAIILTTHSMEEAEVLCDRLGIFVDGGFQCIGNAKELKGRYGGTYVFTMTTSSEHEQEVEQLVRRLSPSANRIYHISGTQKFELPKQEVKIADVFREVENAKNRFSIHAWGLADTTLEDVFIKVAKGAQAFNENA, encoded by the exons ATGGACCCGTCGGCCGGCTCGAGGGGGCCCGCCGGCTTCGCGACGCAGGCCAACGCCCTCCTCCGCAAGAACCTCTGCTTCCAG AAGAGGAACCTGAAGACGAACGTGTGCATCACCCTCTTCCCCATCCTCCTCTGCGTGCTGCTCATCACGCTGCAGGGCCTCATCGACCGCGAGATCGACAAGCCCAAGTACCGCTGCGGCTGCGCCTGCGTCGACCAGGCCGCCGACGGGACCTGCAGGAAGACGGAGTGCGGCATCCAGCACTCCACGCTCGACCAGGTCGCCACCTGCCCCATCCCCAACCCGCCGCGCTGGCCGGCCGTGGTGCAGGTGCCGGAGCCTCAGTTCCGGGCCGTCAGGGCCGCCTCCCAGCCGCTCGACGGTTTGCCTGAACCCACGTGCCGGGACAACGGGTCTTGCCCCGCCGTCTTCCTCATCACCGGAAGCAATCGGTCCCTCGCTGAAA GTCTTTCGGCTCAACTGTTCCCTGCTCTGTCTTCCTCTTTGAATCTCACCAACTACCTAAATGCACTCTCCAGGATTGTTCCT GGCTCTGACACGCCGACATCGGCTAGACAGCTTTTAGAGCCAGCGTTTACACCAGGAAATACTTTATATATCGTCCAAAATCAGTGCAGGTCCAATTTGTCGCAAACAATTCCAGTCAACGCTGGGCCAGTAACCCTTCAACTCA ATGTAGACTGCATTCAAGGTTTGTCGTTATGGCGTGAAAGTGCATCAGTTATCAATGATGAACTATTTAAGGGTTATAGACAAGATAGAACAGGTGGAGCAGACAAGTCGAATGAATTTTCTGCAG GTTACGACTTCTTGAACACAAATATGAATAGTCTTGGCATTAGTATTTGGTACAACTCTACCTATAGCAATGATACTGCATTTTCTGAAATTGGATTATTACGAGTGCCACGCTTGGTGAACATG GCTTCCAACGCATACATCAAAATTCTCAGAGGAAGTGGAGTGGAAATGCTGCTTGAATTTGTTAAAGATATGCCCAAACTTGGGACAAAATTAAAATTTGACCTGTCTTCTCTTCTTGGTGCACTATTCTTCACATGGATCGTTGAACTACTCTTTCCA GTTATACTAACATATCTTGTGTATGAGAAGCAACAGAAGCTGAAAATTATGATGAAGATGCATGGTCTGAAGGAGCGTCCGTACTGGATGATAACTTATTCGTACTTCTTTGCTCTATCAGCTGTCTATATGATTGTATTCATCGTATTTGGATCCTTGATAG GTCTGCGTTTCTTTACAGCAAATGACTACAGCATTCAGATTGTTTTCTACTTCATCTACATAAATCTGCAGATTGCACTCGCTTTTTTTACTGCGTCCTTCTTTTCTTCTGTCAAAATCGCCACAG TGGTTGGTTACATCTATGTATTTGGTTCTGGTTTACTAGGGGCATTTCTTCTGCGTTTCTTTATTCAGGATAAAGGTTTCCCGA AGGGTTGGATAGTAGTCTTGGAGATCATCCCTGGATTTTCACTTTACCGAGGGTTATACGAGTTTGGTCAATATGCATTCTCTGGAACTGCAATGGGCACTGACGGTATGAAGTGGGCTAATTTGAGTGACTCGGAGAATGGAATGCGTACTGTATTGATTATCATGGTTGTTGAATGGGCAATACTACTCCCATTGGCATTTTATTTGGATCAAGTTTCATCATTGGGTGGTGGACTCCGGAAAAGATTTCTAAGCTCGTTGAAATGCTTTAAAAAACGAGCTGTATCTTTCCGGAGGCATAGCTTTGGGCGGATAGGATCTAAAGTAATACTTGAAATGGAGAACCCCGACGCTACTCAAGAA AGAGAGGTGGTTGAGCAGCTTTTGCTGGAACCCACTGCAAACCATGCTATTCTATGTGATAACATAAAGAAAGTTTACCATGGAAAAGATGGAAACCCTGACAAGCTTGCAGTTCGTGGGTTATCTCTTGCCCTCCCAAAAGGCCAATGTTTCGGAATGCTCGGCCCGAATGGGGCTGGGAAAACATCCTTCATTAGTATG ATGATTGGGCTCATTCAACCTACATCTGGCACTGCTTATGTACATGGAATGGATATACGGACTGACATGAAAGATATCTATACAAATATGGGTGTTTGCCCACAACACGA CTTACTTTGGGAGACATTGACGGGAAGAGAGCATCTCTTGTTTTATGGGAGACTGAAGAATCTTAAAGGCGCTGAGTTACTGAAG GCAACTGATGACTCTCTGAAGAGTGTTAACCTATTCAATGGCGGTGTCGGCGATAAGCAAGTGGGGAAGTACAGTGGGGGCATGAAACGGAGGCTCAGTGTTGCGATCTCCTTAATTGGGGACCCCAAA GTTGTTTTCATGGACGAGCCAAGCACTGGACTAGATCCAGCATCAAGAAATAACCTGTGGAGTGTTGTGAAGGAAGCAAAGAAGAACCGTGCCATTATTCTTACAA CACATTCAATGGAAGAGGCAGAGGTACTATGTGATAGGCTCGGTATTTTTGTTGATGGTGGTTTCCAATGCATTGGAAACGCAAAAGAG CTGAAAGGAAGATATGGGGGAACCTACGTGTTCACAATGACAACATCTTCGGAACATGAACAGGAGGTTGAACAGCTGGTTCGCCGTTTGTCTCCAAGTGCAAACAGGATATATCACATATCTGGAACACAGAAATTTGAGCTGCCAAAGCAGGAGGTGAAGATAGCAGACGTTTTCCGTGAAGTTGAGAATGCAAAAAACCGTTTTAGCATACATGCTTGGGGCCTCGCTGACACCACCTTGGAGGATGTCTTCATTAAGGTTGCCAAGGGAGCACAAGCATTCAATGAGAACGCGTAA
- the LOC127300830 gene encoding ABC transporter A family member 7: MVPATTSGGRMRGLARFCRQVHALLLKNLSFQRRNCKTNAGIAVFPVLLCVLLVAIQTMVDRELGRPPFQCGCACVLAGPTGACQRTECGVQYSTPAQAISCEVPAPPRWPALVQVPAVPASLRGLPTAPCSSANTSAPCGPVAVLLTGQNRGLSQSLGRGLFPEITASDYLHMSSGAMNSSECRDELSKVVPGSSTLPAHVLFVEPGLVPNETLYVIQSKCSWPPRNVSTSSDGVPIDVDVECVQGFPLWCQNSSVINRHFFKGYKGANKRRRSNEFLAGYDFLDTSKSRFQVDVSYNSTFSRDNGHHSMTVLRVARLVNMASTAYLKVRQGVSAEMRLEFLKEMPKAAIRIRLDLTTLLAALFFTWTVQLLLPVILTCLVYEKQQKLRLMMKMHGLKDGPYWLISYFYFLALSAAYMILFVLFGSFIGLEIFRSNSYGIQFLFFFIYINLQIVFAILLASFFSSVNTASVISYIYVFGSSLLGEALLKLFIEDATFPRLWLVVMELVPGFSLYRGFYELAEYAASGSQKGKPGMQWGDLNDPVNGMKEVLVLMSVEWILMLPLAFLLDHRPAWHPLFLFGILSTKHSSPTRRPDKAKQLSSTKIFADMIKHDVFLERKLVKQLLMEMDTRSMIICHNLKKVYRGKNGNPDKPAVRGLSLALRKGQCFGMLGPNGAGKTSFINMMIGLVRPSYGTAYIHGMDLRKDMTEIYENIGVCPQHDLLWGTLTGREHLLFYGRMKNLTGAALVKAVDKSLKSVNLFDCGFSDKSVNKYSGGMKRRLSVAISLIGNPKVVYMDEPSTGLDTTSRNDLWNVIKRAKKECTIILTTHSMEEAEELCDRVGIFVSGNFHCLGTPNELKARYGGTRVLTITTAVEHEEEVARLITELSPSATKIYGMSGTQKFELRKREVRLEGVFGAVAAARSRFPVQGWGVTDTTLEDVFIRVAKDARAFDVLS; this comes from the exons ATGGTGCCTGCGACGACGTCGGGTGGCCGCATGCGTGGCCTCGCCAGGTTCTGCAGGCAGGTCCACGCCCTCCTCCTCAAGAACCTCTCCTTCCAG AGGAGGAACTGCAAGACCAACGCCGGGATCGCAGTCTTCCCGGTGCTCCTCTGCGTGCTGCTCGTCGCCATCCAGACCATGGTCGACCGCGAGCTCGGCAGGCCCCCGTTCCAGTGCGGCTGCGCCTGCGTCCTCGCCGGCCCCACGGGCGCCTGCCAGAGGACGGAGTGCGGCGTCCAGTACTCCACGCCCGCGCAGGCGATCAGCTGCGAGGTGCCCGCGCCGCCCAGGTGGCCGGCGCTCGTGCAGGTGCCCGCCGTCCCAGCCTCCCTGCGCGGCCTCCCGACCGCGCCGTGCAGCAGCGCAAACACGTCGGCGCCGTGCGGCCCAGTCGCCGTGCTCCTCACCGGCCAAAACCGCGGCCTCTCCCAAA GCCTTGGAAGGGGGCTGTTCCCGGAGATCACTGCTTCAGACTATCTCCACATGTCGTCTGGAGCTATGAATTCTTCAGAGTGTCGTGATGAGCTCTCCAAAGTTGTCCCT GGTTCAAGCACATTGCCCGCTCATGTGCTCTTCGTGGAGCCCGGCCTTGTCCCCAACGAGACCTTGTATGTCATCCAGTCCAAGTGTTCCTGGCCTCCACGCAACGTATCAACAAGTTCCGACGGAGTGCCCATCGATGTTG ACGTGGAGTGTGTTCAAGGTTTTCCTTTGTGGTGCCAGAATTCATCCGTGATAAACCGCCATTTCTTCAAGGGTTATAAGGGTGCAAATAAGAGGAGAAGATCAAATGAATTCCTCGCTG GTTATGACTTTCTTGATACAAGCAAGAGCCGCTTCCAAGTAGACGTTTCGTACAACTCCACTTTCAGCAGGGATAATGGACACCATTCCATGACAGTTTTGCGCGTTGCACGGTTGGTTAATATG GCATCCACTGCATATCTAAAGGTCCGTCAAGGAGTGAGCGCAGAAATGCGCCTTGAATTTTTGAAAGAGATGCCCAAAGCTGCAATCAGAATCAGGCTGGACCTTACCACTCTTCTTGCGGCACTGTTCTTCACATGGACAGTTCAGCTCCTTCTTCCA GTAATATTGACATGTCTTGTTTACGAGAAGCAGCAGAAGCTAAGACTGATGATGAAAATGCATGGACTAAAGGATGGACCATATTGGCTGATATCTTATTTCTACTTCTTGGCCCTTTCAGCAGCTTACATGATACTCTTTGTGCTTTTCGGATCATTTATAG GTCTTGAGATATTCAGATCAAATAGTTACGGCATACAGTTTTTGTTCTTTTTCATCTACATCAATCTGCAGATCGTTTTTGCCATTCTTCTTGCGTCTTTCTTCTCATCTGTCAATACTGCTAGTG TAATTAGTTACATTTACGTCTTTGGCTCTAGCCTTCTCGGAGAAGCGCTTCTGAAGTTGTTCATTGAGGATGCTACTTTCCCAA GGCTTTGGCTTGTAGTAATGGAGCTTGTTCCTGGGTTCTCCCTCTACCGAGGATTTTATGAGTTAGCAGAGTATGCAGCTTCAGGTAGCCAGAAGGGGAAGCCTGGAATGCAATGGGGGGACTTGAACGACCCGGTCAATGGGATGAAAGAAGTTTTGGTTCTGATGTCTGTAGAATGGATACTTATGCTGCCTTTGGCATTTTTGTTGGATCATAGACCTGCATGGCATCCTCTATTTCTCTTCGGAATTCTGTCAACGAAGCACTCATCGCCAACACGGAGACCAGATAAAGCGAAGCAGCTGAGTTCTACGAAAATCTTCGCTGATATGATCAAGCATGATGTTTTCCTTGAG CGCAAATTGGTGAAACAATTACTAATGGAAATGGACACTAGGAGTATGATCATCTGCCACAATCTGAAGAAAGTGTATCGTGGAAAGAACGGGAACCCTGACAAGCCTGCTGTCAGAGGGTTATCACTTGCTTTACGCAAAGGGCAGTGTTTTGGAATGCTTGGTCCCAATGGGGCAGGGAAGACCTCCTTCATCAACATG atgaTTGGGCTTGTGAGGCCAAGTTATGGTACTGCTTACATACATGGAATGGATTTGAGAAAAGATATGACTGAAATATACGAAAACATCGGTGTATGTCCGCAGCACGA TTTGCTTTGGGGGACTCTGACAGGAAGAGAGCATCTACTGTTCTATGGCCGAATGAAGAACCTCACAGGTGCTGCTCTAGTGAAG GCAGTCGACAAATCCCTGAAGAGCGTAAACCTTTTCGACTGCGGTTTCAGCGACAAATCTGTGAACAAGTACAGCGGTGGCATGAAAAGAAGGCTCAGTGTAGCCATCTCCCTCATAGGCAATCCCAAA GTGGTCTACATGGATGAACCGAGCACCGGATTGGACACGACATCCAGGAATGATCTGTGGAACGTTATCAAGCGAGCAAAGAAGGAATGCACCATCATTCTCACAA CGCATTCGATGGAAGAGGCCGAAGAGCTATGCGATCGCGTCGGAATCTTCGTCAGTGGAAACTTCCACTGTCTTGGAACACCCAATGAG TTGAAGGCAAGATATGGCGGCACCCGGGTCCTGACGATCACGACGGCGGTGGAGCACGAGGAGGAGGTAGCGCGACTGATCACCGAGCTGTCCCCTAGCGCCACCAAGATCTACGGCATGTCGGGGACGCAGAAGTTTGAGCTGCGGAAGCGGGAGGTGAGGTTGGAGGGCGTGTttggcgcggtggcggcggcgaggagcaGGTTCCCCGTGCAGGGGTGGGGAGTGACCGACACCACGCTGGAGGACGTCTTTATCAGGGTCGCCAAGGACGCCCGCGCCTTCGACGTCCTCTCCTAG